In Saccharicrinis fermentans DSM 9555 = JCM 21142, a genomic segment contains:
- a CDS encoding TIGR01212 family radical SAM protein (This family includes YhcC from E. coli K-12, an uncharacterized radical SAM protein.), translating into MEYLWGHARRFNDYSSYIKKTFNGRVQKVSVDAGFSCPNRDGSKGTGGCTFCNNSTFNPAYCGEGNSITQQIDTGIAVFAHKYKTQRYLAYFQAYSNTYAHLDVLKERYREALEHPQVIGIVIGTRPDCISDELLDYLAELNKNYHVTVEYGIESTLNTTLLKINRGHNYESGQEAIMKTAHAGINVGAHLILGLPGESRDDVLRHAREMSALPLDYLKLHQLQLVRGSAMGEAYLKNQNDVHLYAVDEYIELVVDFLEILNPGIVMERFISQSPKELLIAPQWGLKNFEFVAKVEKRLKERDTWQGKLFVAQRTIP; encoded by the coding sequence ATGGAATATTTGTGGGGACATGCCAGAAGGTTTAATGATTATAGCTCCTATATAAAAAAGACTTTTAACGGACGGGTTCAAAAGGTATCGGTGGATGCAGGTTTTTCCTGCCCTAACCGCGATGGTTCAAAGGGAACAGGGGGGTGTACTTTCTGTAATAATTCAACTTTTAATCCAGCCTATTGCGGTGAAGGAAACAGTATCACTCAACAAATAGATACGGGAATTGCGGTTTTTGCTCATAAGTATAAAACACAACGTTATTTGGCATATTTTCAAGCTTATAGTAATACTTATGCACATTTAGACGTGTTGAAAGAACGGTACCGGGAGGCTCTAGAGCATCCTCAGGTTATAGGGATTGTTATAGGTACACGTCCGGATTGTATCAGTGATGAGTTGCTGGACTATTTGGCTGAGTTAAATAAAAATTATCATGTCACCGTGGAGTATGGCATCGAATCAACCTTGAATACCACGCTGCTGAAGATCAATAGAGGACACAACTATGAATCGGGACAGGAGGCTATTATGAAAACCGCTCATGCCGGAATCAATGTTGGTGCACACCTGATTTTAGGTTTACCTGGAGAATCACGGGATGATGTATTGAGACACGCGCGTGAGATGTCAGCTTTACCCCTGGATTACTTGAAATTGCACCAGCTTCAATTGGTGAGAGGGTCGGCTATGGGAGAAGCGTATCTGAAAAATCAGAACGATGTGCATCTTTATGCAGTGGATGAGTATATTGAACTGGTGGTGGATTTTCTTGAGATATTAAATCCGGGTATCGTCATGGAGCGTTTTATCAGTCAATCGCCCAAAGAATTGTTGATTGCCCCCCAATGGGGACTGAAAAACTTTGAGTTTGTGGCAAAAGTGGAAAAGCGGTTAAAGGAACGGGATACCTGGCAAGGGAAATTGTTTGTTGCTCAAAGGACTATACCTTGA
- a CDS encoding arylsulfatase has translation MKFKTTFIVLAALSIVASCTQAKSTESKKELKPNVIVVITDDQGYGDLACNGNPIIQTPNIDKFHDQSVRLTNFHVGTTCAPSRGGLMSGRNCNRNGVWHTIGGCSSLHERETTLADVFVANGYATGMFGKWHLGDNYPFRPYDRGFQETFYLKGGGVGQTPDYWNNDYFDDTYFRNGVPEKVEGYCTDVWFDEATKFIDKHKDEPFFAYVSLNAPHGPYNVPEQYVSMYDEADLAPRQKNFYGMITQLDERFGQLAEHLESTGIADNTILIFMTDNGTAAGYYYNKKNKSFTGYNAGMRGTKGSHYDGGHRVPFFIRWPKGELMGAKDIQSLTAHVDILPTLVELCGLDVNYKYEMDGISIASLLYGKKAEVDFDKRMLVTDTQRNQWPEKGRNSCVMTTRWRLTNGNELYDIFADPGQKNNIADKHPEQVKLMQDFYNDWWSRAEKDFEYPVIKLGTDNENPSFLTCHDMHNNQPIPWNQNMIRAGVAFDEGYLLTQVMQAGKYRIAISRYPKESGLRMDASVPGVKATKGTEAITEGVSLKLNQPFVVLNGKVVNCKFNDAHTAAEVSVDLEAGELKLGGGFFDDNGQKAMAYYYEVERL, from the coding sequence ATGAAATTTAAGACAACCTTTATAGTGCTTGCTGCACTATCTATTGTGGCAAGTTGCACACAAGCTAAAAGCACGGAATCGAAAAAAGAATTAAAACCAAATGTTATTGTGGTCATCACCGATGACCAAGGTTATGGTGATTTGGCTTGTAATGGTAATCCCATTATACAAACTCCTAATATCGACAAGTTTCACGATCAGAGTGTACGTTTAACCAACTTCCATGTGGGAACAACATGTGCTCCTTCGCGTGGAGGCTTAATGAGTGGACGTAATTGTAATAGAAATGGTGTGTGGCATACCATTGGTGGATGTTCTTCGCTACATGAGCGTGAAACCACGTTAGCCGATGTGTTTGTTGCCAACGGTTATGCTACAGGTATGTTTGGAAAGTGGCATCTGGGCGACAATTACCCTTTTCGTCCTTATGACAGAGGGTTTCAAGAGACTTTCTATCTGAAAGGTGGTGGTGTAGGTCAGACGCCTGATTATTGGAATAATGATTATTTTGATGATACCTATTTTAGAAATGGAGTCCCCGAAAAGGTAGAAGGTTATTGTACAGATGTTTGGTTTGATGAGGCGACAAAGTTTATTGATAAACATAAAGATGAACCGTTTTTTGCTTATGTTTCGCTCAATGCACCACATGGACCTTATAATGTGCCTGAGCAATATGTTTCGATGTATGATGAGGCTGATTTAGCACCGAGACAGAAGAATTTTTATGGTATGATTACTCAGCTTGATGAGCGTTTTGGCCAGTTGGCCGAGCATTTGGAAAGTACAGGAATCGCAGATAATACGATTTTGATATTTATGACGGATAATGGTACGGCCGCTGGTTATTATTATAATAAAAAGAATAAATCGTTTACCGGGTATAATGCTGGGATGCGAGGAACCAAAGGCAGTCATTATGATGGCGGACATCGTGTGCCATTTTTTATTCGTTGGCCTAAGGGTGAGTTGATGGGTGCAAAAGATATTCAAAGTCTGACTGCGCACGTGGATATTCTTCCTACTTTGGTTGAATTGTGTGGGTTAGATGTTAACTATAAATATGAAATGGATGGGATCTCTATTGCCAGTCTTTTGTATGGAAAAAAAGCTGAAGTTGATTTTGATAAGCGTATGTTAGTAACTGATACTCAGCGTAATCAATGGCCGGAAAAAGGACGTAATAGTTGCGTGATGACCACTAGGTGGCGTTTAACTAATGGTAACGAGTTGTATGATATTTTTGCCGATCCAGGACAGAAGAATAATATTGCAGATAAGCATCCTGAACAAGTTAAATTGATGCAGGATTTTTATAATGATTGGTGGAGTAGAGCAGAAAAAGACTTTGAGTATCCGGTTATTAAACTGGGTACTGATAATGAAAATCCATCATTCCTGACTTGCCATGATATGCATAATAATCAGCCTATTCCATGGAATCAGAATATGATACGTGCAGGTGTGGCTTTTGATGAAGGTTACTTGCTTACCCAAGTGATGCAAGCCGGAAAGTATCGGATTGCAATATCTCGTTATCCCAAAGAAAGTGGATTGAGGATGGATGCATCAGTGCCTGGAGTTAAGGCTACCAAGGGAACAGAGGCTATCACAGAAGGTGTATCCTTAAAATTAAATCAACCCTTTGTTGTTTTAAATGGTAAAGTGGTGAATTGTAAGTTTAATGATGCCCATACCGCTGCTGAGGTTAGTGTTGATCTGGAAGCCGGCGAATTGAAGTTGGGTGGTGGCTTCTTTGATGACAATGGTCAAAAAGCAATGGCCTACTATTATGAAGTGGAGCGACTGTAA
- a CDS encoding sulfatase-like hydrolase/transferase, protein MKIVMLTLLFWLVLIFSGVWAKIPAESTKPNVVLILIDDLSHYGITAYGAHKVSSLLGDFENEPISTPNVDRLAETGLMCTNAFAYPLCEPSRIALMSGKYNQRNFLRCKAQHSSDITFGDVFQQQGYATGLFGKWKQSRGTKEIPGKDYIFEFGWDEFCAFDVVTEGKRFINPNLIINGEIHDYQLRTDLDPMTGRRWYGPDICNRYALRFIEKNKDKPFFLYYPMLLVHDEHQPTPDTRPKELFDTFDEGRNAHNSKKGDDKKYFPDMISYMDKLIGKVVAKLDELHLRENTLIVVMGDNGTKECFAHVFSDGKIYPGRKGGNTDNGLHVPLVLNQPGRIQSGKKGMRKYDGLVDVTDIFPTIAEASGVQIPRKDELDGISFWPQVMGHKKEARDVIYTWYNNNQPYTSSDELLVYAFNKAFKRYAPCKEYPEGRFFDLRTDSLEKAGDTVVERRFKVKLHSGLDIAQLDVEQQKAYDELGKVLDAYEQKGVKGLLIYTPKTSLRVGEELNLNCMVFPQDATQKNIIWESSDEEVAFIDKFGKLKALNKGKTTISVYSWSDAFPVSANLSPSYTKGGISHSVEMSVE, encoded by the coding sequence ATGAAAATAGTAATGCTTACGCTGTTGTTTTGGTTGGTTTTAATCTTTTCGGGTGTGTGGGCAAAAATACCGGCTGAGTCTACAAAACCTAATGTTGTATTGATTTTAATAGATGACTTAAGCCATTACGGAATTACGGCATATGGAGCCCATAAAGTCAGTTCCTTGTTAGGTGATTTTGAAAATGAACCCATTTCTACGCCGAATGTGGATCGATTGGCTGAAACAGGGCTCATGTGCACGAATGCCTTTGCTTATCCCTTGTGTGAACCTAGTCGTATTGCCTTGATGAGTGGGAAATATAACCAACGTAACTTTTTGCGGTGTAAAGCGCAGCACAGTTCCGATATAACTTTTGGGGATGTGTTTCAACAGCAGGGCTATGCCACAGGTTTATTTGGAAAATGGAAGCAAAGCAGGGGTACGAAAGAAATACCGGGTAAGGATTATATTTTTGAGTTTGGTTGGGACGAGTTTTGTGCTTTTGATGTTGTTACTGAAGGAAAACGTTTTATTAATCCTAACCTGATTATCAATGGAGAGATTCACGATTATCAACTACGAACAGACCTGGATCCTATGACAGGACGTCGTTGGTATGGTCCTGATATCTGTAATCGATATGCCTTACGGTTCATAGAAAAGAACAAAGACAAGCCATTCTTTTTGTATTATCCAATGTTGTTGGTTCATGATGAGCATCAGCCAACACCCGATACGCGACCTAAAGAACTGTTTGATACCTTTGATGAAGGAAGGAATGCCCATAATTCCAAAAAAGGAGATGATAAAAAATATTTTCCGGATATGATCTCTTATATGGATAAGTTGATTGGCAAGGTGGTTGCTAAACTGGATGAATTGCATTTGAGGGAGAATACTTTGATAGTGGTGATGGGGGATAATGGAACCAAAGAGTGTTTTGCACATGTTTTTTCAGACGGAAAAATATACCCAGGAAGAAAGGGGGGTAATACCGATAATGGTCTTCATGTGCCATTGGTATTGAATCAACCAGGAAGAATACAATCTGGGAAAAAGGGGATGCGCAAATATGATGGTCTTGTGGATGTGACGGATATATTTCCTACAATAGCGGAGGCCTCCGGTGTTCAGATTCCAAGAAAGGATGAATTAGATGGTATTAGTTTTTGGCCACAAGTGATGGGGCATAAAAAAGAGGCACGTGATGTTATCTATACGTGGTACAATAATAACCAACCTTATACCAGTAGTGATGAGTTGCTGGTATATGCTTTTAACAAGGCGTTTAAACGATATGCCCCGTGTAAGGAATATCCTGAGGGAAGATTTTTTGATTTACGGACTGACTCACTTGAAAAGGCAGGGGATACAGTGGTAGAAAGGAGGTTCAAGGTAAAGCTTCATAGTGGATTGGATATTGCGCAGCTGGATGTAGAACAACAAAAAGCTTACGATGAATTGGGCAAAGTATTGGACGCCTATGAGCAGAAAGGTGTGAAAGGTTTACTGATATATACCCCCAAAACCTCCTTAAGGGTGGGAGAGGAACTCAATTTAAATTGTATGGTGTTTCCGCAGGATGCTACACAAAAGAATATTATTTGGGAGTCAAGCGATGAAGAAGTGGCGTTTATTGATAAGTTTGGAAAATTGAAAGCACTTAATAAAGGGAAAACTACTATATCTGTATATTCGTGGAGTGATGCTTTTCCAGTGTCAGCCAACCTGTCACCCAGTTATACCAAAGGAGGCATCAGTCATTCTGTAGAAATGAGTGTTGAGTAG
- a CDS encoding sulfatase-like hydrolase/transferase gives MKIVNLLQVLLLVVFSACQQPKQEAKKLPEKPNIIFLFADDQCHSTIHALGNKEVITPNLDKLVRNGVTFTNAYNMGSWSGAVCLASRAMLNTGKPVWKANAGVRSVNKGEAQSWAQMMSAQGYETYMTGKWHVSFPAAKHFDHTKHIRGGMPKDNWNHAAMVKKFKNLKKGEDYRDFMPTGYNRPLSKDDHSWSPTDTLNGGYWEGGQHWSEVLRDDAIAFINQAKTSEKPFFMYLAFNAPHDPRQAPQEFQDMYDEESLSVPQNFQPLYPEAEAIGNGPSLRDAALAPFPRTKYATRVHLKEYYASITHMDAQIGKILKAVEESGKADNTYIIYSADHGLAVGDHGLFGKQNMYDHSMRPPFMIIGPGLQKGKKVDAEIYLQDAMATALDLAGSTQKDSVFFHSVLPLALGQQEKSNYSAIYGGYLDLQRMIREDGYKLILYPGIHQLKLFNIDADPLEMKNLADSPEQKQRIKQMFTALKTLQSEVGDKLNLDDYYKL, from the coding sequence ATGAAAATAGTTAATTTATTACAAGTTCTTTTGCTGGTCGTTTTTTCTGCGTGTCAGCAACCTAAACAAGAGGCAAAGAAATTGCCCGAGAAACCTAATATCATTTTTCTTTTTGCGGATGATCAATGTCATTCTACCATTCATGCATTGGGTAATAAGGAAGTGATAACACCTAATTTGGATAAGTTGGTGCGTAATGGAGTTACCTTTACCAATGCCTATAATATGGGATCCTGGAGTGGAGCCGTATGTTTGGCTTCTCGTGCGATGTTGAATACAGGTAAGCCTGTGTGGAAAGCAAATGCGGGTGTTCGATCTGTTAATAAAGGAGAGGCACAATCATGGGCTCAGATGATGAGTGCGCAAGGTTATGAGACTTATATGACTGGTAAATGGCATGTCAGTTTTCCGGCAGCGAAACATTTTGATCATACCAAACATATTCGTGGTGGAATGCCCAAAGATAATTGGAATCATGCTGCGATGGTCAAGAAATTTAAGAATTTGAAGAAAGGGGAGGATTATCGTGACTTTATGCCTACGGGATACAATCGTCCCTTGAGTAAGGATGATCATTCGTGGTCGCCTACCGATACCCTTAATGGAGGGTACTGGGAAGGCGGCCAACACTGGTCTGAGGTATTGCGTGATGATGCCATTGCATTTATTAATCAGGCCAAAACAAGCGAGAAACCATTTTTTATGTATCTGGCATTTAATGCACCCCACGATCCACGTCAGGCACCACAGGAATTTCAGGATATGTATGATGAGGAGTCATTATCAGTTCCCCAAAACTTTCAGCCGCTTTACCCAGAGGCTGAGGCTATTGGTAACGGACCGTCCTTGAGAGACGCTGCGTTGGCACCCTTTCCTCGTACAAAATACGCTACGCGCGTACATTTGAAAGAGTATTATGCCAGTATTACACACATGGATGCGCAGATTGGTAAGATATTAAAGGCTGTAGAAGAAAGTGGAAAAGCAGATAATACCTATATCATCTATAGTGCAGACCATGGATTGGCGGTGGGAGATCATGGATTATTTGGAAAGCAGAATATGTACGATCACAGTATGCGTCCTCCATTCATGATTATTGGTCCCGGCTTGCAAAAAGGAAAAAAAGTAGATGCCGAAATATATTTGCAGGATGCGATGGCAACAGCGCTTGATTTAGCAGGAAGTACTCAAAAGGATTCGGTGTTTTTTCATAGTGTTTTACCATTGGCTTTGGGACAACAGGAGAAAAGTAATTATAGTGCGATATATGGAGGATATTTAGATCTGCAAAGAATGATTCGTGAGGACGGTTATAAGTTGATACTGTATCCTGGCATTCATCAATTAAAACTGTTTAACATTGATGCAGATCCCTTGGAAATGAAAAATTTAGCTGATAGTCCTGAACAAAAACAACGAATCAAACAAATGTTTACTGCTCTGAAAACGCTTCAATCAGAAGTAGGTGATAAGTTAAATTTGGACGATTATTATAAATTATAA
- a CDS encoding LamG domain-containing protein, which produces MRKSIFLGVLMFFFTVISFAKPPKPPKGFRWVLNAQFSDEFNGDGLDHSKWMNQFNGGWKGRAPAWFNPEAVFVEEGNLKIKSGVLKQAKGKYTMYGGAVSSLTQDAHFGYYECKAKASKIAMSTTFWMSNDKVPFTENDDCEDDSYSQELDIQEAVGGSTKFDKFKNGMNSNTHYRYVKCGERKETFISKGTGHILDSPVYEDYHVYGAWWKNAEEVMFYADDVLFDTVEFRKDISQKPFDRPMQINMVTETYDWQPAPSAEDLENPAINTAYYDWVRSYRLVPIHEKIKDTYEVEVFKNTIELSTQMVGKKIVIDYAYSSNDDCSIVFTFWDSKGREVKQSTIPALKGYGYHSHEVKIKRGDVRLVKARLQSLEKGRIDIGIEQEM; this is translated from the coding sequence ATGAGAAAATCGATATTTTTGGGAGTCTTGATGTTTTTTTTTACTGTCATCTCATTCGCAAAACCTCCTAAGCCTCCTAAGGGATTTCGATGGGTTTTAAATGCGCAATTCTCCGATGAATTTAATGGAGATGGTTTGGACCATTCAAAATGGATGAATCAGTTTAATGGAGGGTGGAAAGGACGAGCTCCTGCTTGGTTTAATCCGGAGGCCGTTTTTGTGGAAGAGGGTAATTTGAAAATTAAGAGTGGCGTGTTAAAACAAGCTAAAGGAAAATATACAATGTATGGAGGAGCCGTGTCTTCTCTTACCCAGGATGCTCATTTCGGATATTACGAATGCAAAGCCAAAGCTTCTAAGATAGCTATGTCAACCACTTTTTGGATGTCCAATGATAAGGTTCCTTTTACCGAAAATGATGATTGTGAAGATGATAGCTATAGTCAGGAATTGGATATTCAGGAAGCAGTAGGAGGGAGCACAAAGTTCGATAAATTTAAAAATGGAATGAATAGTAATACGCATTATAGGTATGTGAAATGTGGTGAGCGTAAGGAGACATTTATATCTAAGGGTACAGGGCATATTTTGGATAGTCCTGTTTATGAAGATTACCATGTTTATGGCGCATGGTGGAAGAATGCCGAAGAAGTCATGTTTTATGCCGATGATGTGCTGTTTGATACAGTTGAGTTTAGAAAGGATATTTCGCAGAAGCCATTTGATAGACCAATGCAAATCAATATGGTTACAGAGACCTACGATTGGCAACCGGCGCCATCGGCCGAAGATTTGGAAAACCCAGCTATAAATACCGCTTATTACGATTGGGTTCGGAGTTATCGTTTGGTGCCAATCCATGAAAAGATAAAAGATACTTATGAGGTAGAAGTGTTTAAAAATACCATTGAGCTTTCTACCCAAATGGTGGGTAAAAAAATTGTTATTGATTATGCGTATTCTTCGAATGATGATTGTAGTATCGTGTTTACTTTTTGGGATAGCAAAGGAAGGGAAGTAAAACAGTCGACAATACCGGCATTAAAGGGATATGGCTATCATTCGCATGAAGTGAAAATAAAGAGAGGCGATGTTCGTCTGGTAAAAGCTCGACTTCAATCCTTGGAAAAAGGTAGAATAGACATTGGCATTGAACAAGAAATGTGA
- a CDS encoding glycoside hydrolase family 2 TIM barrel-domain containing protein translates to MQLFKQTISRLCIFGILSSFFICLSAQIDKPHWENQSVFAVNKMQGRATSYSFYNFEDALSGDRNKTDITFLNGDWKFKYTKKIEERPKDFFKNSFDVQQWDDIEVPSNWELKGYGQPTYVNSNFQVDLQPPHYPWETEVGQYKRTFQYNEKWKDRQVILHFGGVTSAFNCWVNGQKVGYSEDACLPAEFDITDYVKHGENTVAVEVFRWTSASFLEDQDHWRLSGIHREVMILSQPKVSINDFFVRTKFDQQYQNAQLQIRPRLTTIDKVDTKGMRVEAQLLDAEGNSASKTMRMDADKILNEWYPQRDNVYFALLEQEIKSPHKWSAENPYLYTLILTLKDKDGIAIDTRSQKVGFRDVSIHGNVMLINGKKVKLYGVNRHDHDHIRGKALTREDMEEDIKLLKRYNLNAIRTSHYPNDPYIYDLCDQYGIYVMDEANLETHAVRGLLSNQPTWAAAYLDRAIRMVERDKNHPSIISWSLGNESGSGPNHAAMAAWIKDYDDTRFIHYEGAQGNKHHPHYKKVGSKEYKEYESVHGANPTDMPYVDVISRMYPTLEVLNHMANDPFIQRPIMMCEYAHAMGNSLGNMKEYWDIIHTHDNILGGFIWDWIDQGILEQDENGRPYYAVGGDYGDKVNAGNFCLNGIIASDRTPKPQIEECKYIYQPITFEAIDLAKGKIRIKNRQWFNNTHNMEFKWTLSQDGKVIERGTLSDIMISPEDFMEVTVPFRTPKLIIGAEYWLRISAHSTLDKQWAKKGYEIAKQQFKLPFYIQADEKSTSGSPILKEQNGDIIKYHNKAFSLLISQKSGFIESLHMAGKEILSQPLKPNFWRPLTDNDERGWKPQIHNKFWKDASSNLKLDQFEIVNSSDESITIKSNFLIQDKAALTLLYVIYNNGTIKVNYNLDADKNLPDLLRVGMQTGVPNKLNNMSYYGNGPWENYSDRCEAAEINIYKGTVNDFVFEYAQPQECSNRTDVRWLKLTDTKRKGLLIKGDQPLSISVWPWTPESLVKARHTNELQEEDYNTVNIDLIQTGVGGCNTWSAKAKPIRKYQVPSGKYQYSFVIKAAQ, encoded by the coding sequence ATGCAACTATTCAAACAAACAATATCCAGGCTCTGCATTTTCGGAATACTGAGTAGTTTTTTTATTTGTTTATCGGCACAAATTGATAAACCGCATTGGGAAAATCAATCCGTATTTGCCGTCAACAAAATGCAAGGACGTGCAACATCTTACTCTTTTTATAATTTTGAAGATGCCCTATCCGGTGACAGAAATAAAACCGACATCACTTTTTTAAACGGAGATTGGAAGTTTAAATACACTAAAAAAATAGAAGAACGCCCCAAAGATTTTTTCAAAAATAGTTTTGATGTACAACAATGGGATGATATCGAGGTTCCTTCCAACTGGGAACTAAAAGGATATGGGCAACCCACTTATGTAAACTCCAATTTTCAGGTAGACCTACAACCGCCTCATTACCCATGGGAAACCGAAGTTGGCCAATACAAAAGGACATTCCAATACAATGAAAAATGGAAAGATCGTCAGGTTATTTTGCATTTTGGAGGTGTAACCTCAGCATTTAACTGCTGGGTCAACGGCCAAAAAGTAGGCTATAGTGAAGACGCTTGCTTACCTGCCGAATTTGACATCACTGATTATGTAAAACATGGAGAAAATACTGTAGCCGTTGAAGTGTTTCGATGGACATCGGCCAGTTTTCTGGAAGATCAGGATCACTGGCGTTTAAGTGGAATTCACCGCGAAGTGATGATTTTAAGTCAACCAAAGGTTTCTATTAACGACTTTTTTGTCCGTACCAAATTTGACCAACAATACCAGAATGCCCAACTTCAAATACGACCTCGCCTCACTACCATCGACAAGGTCGATACAAAAGGTATGAGAGTGGAAGCACAACTATTGGATGCTGAGGGTAATTCTGCGAGCAAAACCATGCGTATGGATGCTGACAAAATTTTAAACGAATGGTATCCTCAACGTGACAATGTGTATTTTGCCTTGCTAGAACAAGAGATAAAGTCGCCCCACAAATGGTCGGCAGAAAATCCTTATTTATATACCCTTATCCTTACTTTAAAAGACAAAGATGGTATAGCCATTGACACCCGCTCACAAAAAGTAGGTTTCCGGGATGTAAGTATCCATGGCAACGTCATGTTGATTAATGGAAAAAAGGTAAAGCTATATGGTGTTAACCGACACGATCACGACCATATTCGTGGCAAAGCACTTACCCGCGAAGATATGGAAGAAGACATCAAACTGTTAAAACGTTACAACCTGAATGCCATTAGAACATCGCACTATCCCAACGACCCATATATTTACGATTTATGCGATCAATATGGCATTTATGTGATGGATGAGGCCAATCTGGAGACCCATGCAGTGCGTGGATTGCTGAGTAATCAACCCACATGGGCAGCGGCTTATTTAGATAGAGCTATTCGTATGGTCGAAAGAGATAAAAATCACCCCTCTATTATTTCATGGAGTTTAGGCAACGAATCCGGTAGTGGCCCCAACCATGCCGCCATGGCTGCCTGGATAAAAGATTATGATGACACCCGATTTATACATTATGAGGGTGCACAAGGAAATAAACACCATCCACATTACAAAAAAGTAGGTTCTAAAGAGTACAAAGAATACGAAAGTGTGCATGGAGCAAATCCAACAGATATGCCCTATGTGGATGTTATAAGTCGCATGTACCCAACCCTTGAGGTACTAAACCACATGGCAAATGATCCTTTTATTCAACGCCCCATAATGATGTGCGAATATGCACATGCCATGGGCAACTCATTGGGTAACATGAAGGAATATTGGGATATCATTCATACTCATGACAATATTCTTGGTGGTTTCATTTGGGATTGGATTGATCAGGGAATCCTGGAACAGGATGAAAATGGCAGACCTTACTATGCTGTTGGTGGCGATTATGGCGATAAGGTAAATGCAGGCAACTTCTGTTTGAACGGCATCATCGCTTCCGACAGAACTCCTAAACCTCAGATTGAAGAATGCAAGTATATTTATCAACCCATTACCTTTGAAGCAATTGATCTCGCCAAAGGTAAAATAAGAATCAAAAACCGACAATGGTTCAACAACACCCATAACATGGAGTTTAAATGGACATTAAGTCAGGATGGCAAAGTGATTGAACGCGGTACATTATCGGACATAATGATCAGCCCCGAAGATTTTATGGAAGTAACAGTTCCCTTTAGAACTCCCAAACTAATTATAGGAGCTGAGTATTGGTTGAGAATAAGCGCACACTCAACCCTCGATAAACAATGGGCTAAGAAAGGATACGAAATAGCAAAACAACAATTCAAACTTCCTTTTTATATTCAAGCCGATGAAAAATCGACCTCTGGTTCCCCTATCCTAAAAGAACAAAATGGTGATATCATCAAGTATCATAACAAAGCATTTTCCCTACTTATTTCTCAAAAATCAGGTTTTATCGAATCGCTCCATATGGCAGGGAAAGAAATACTATCGCAACCGTTAAAACCTAATTTCTGGCGTCCTTTAACCGACAATGATGAACGTGGATGGAAACCCCAGATACACAATAAATTCTGGAAAGATGCCTCCTCCAACCTAAAGTTAGATCAGTTTGAGATAGTCAACTCTTCCGATGAATCGATTACTATTAAATCTAACTTTCTCATTCAGGATAAAGCAGCACTTACTTTACTGTACGTTATATACAACAATGGTACAATTAAGGTAAACTATAATTTGGATGCAGATAAAAATCTGCCTGACCTCCTTAGGGTAGGTATGCAAACAGGCGTTCCTAACAAGCTTAATAACATGTCTTACTACGGCAATGGCCCATGGGAAAACTACAGTGATCGCTGCGAAGCAGCAGAGATTAATATCTACAAAGGAACAGTAAATGACTTTGTATTTGAATATGCCCAACCACAAGAATGTAGCAACCGGACAGATGTTCGTTGGTTAAAACTAACAGATACTAAGCGCAAGGGGCTGCTTATAAAAGGTGATCAACCGTTGAGCATATCGGTTTGGCCATGGACTCCTGAATCACTTGTAAAAGCACGACATACCAATGAATTACAAGAAGAAGATTACAACACCGTAAACATTGACTTAATACAAACAGGTGTAGGTGGCTGTAACACTTGGAGTGCTAAAGCAAAACCCATCAGAAAATACCAAGTTCCATCAGGAAAATATCAGTATTCGTTTGTGATAAAAGCTGCTCAATAA